In Marixanthomonas ophiurae, one genomic interval encodes:
- a CDS encoding DUF5694 domain-containing protein, with translation MKNLIFFLTTVILTTNLLSQTQTKKEVFIIGTMHEVPKIVKNSYKPLLKLAVKYNPEAIYVESPRPNDSISWEYLKNGWSKHYKEFYYLSDSLKNSFSFNQQALDSLLKKDFENLTEDNLKLITTSFAYLRDNANYEFYKYIQKHGVEGSKKPTRAEDGDLTAKLALELNIKKLHSMDDQQTNKQYHEAWQGCANQGQTNGDKKINRELNKKDYNRAILPALLGRLGKHVNKRKSLLRLHKLSSFTYVKNETESCTLGTKFWNERNSRMVTNIASQVLSNEYTKNIVIVGAAHVIGLERELKKNYPDISIKLVDKN, from the coding sequence ATGAAAAATCTAATCTTCTTTTTAACTACCGTAATTTTAACAACAAACTTACTGTCACAAACACAAACCAAAAAAGAAGTATTTATAATTGGTACCATGCACGAAGTACCTAAAATTGTTAAAAACAGTTACAAACCACTTTTAAAATTAGCAGTAAAATACAACCCTGAAGCTATTTATGTTGAAAGTCCGAGGCCAAATGACTCAATAAGCTGGGAATATTTAAAAAACGGTTGGTCAAAACATTATAAAGAATTTTACTATTTATCAGATTCGCTAAAAAATAGTTTCAGTTTTAATCAGCAAGCCTTGGATTCGTTACTAAAAAAAGATTTTGAAAATCTTACAGAAGACAATTTAAAACTAATAACTACTTCGTTTGCTTACCTTAGGGACAATGCTAATTATGAATTTTACAAATACATTCAAAAACACGGCGTTGAGGGTTCAAAGAAGCCAACACGTGCTGAAGACGGAGATTTAACAGCAAAGCTAGCTTTGGAGTTGAACATCAAAAAATTACATTCCATGGACGATCAACAAACGAATAAACAATATCATGAAGCTTGGCAGGGTTGTGCAAATCAAGGGCAAACCAATGGGGATAAGAAAATTAATAGAGAATTGAATAAAAAAGACTACAACAGAGCTATACTACCTGCACTTTTAGGAAGGTTAGGTAAACACGTAAATAAACGTAAATCTTTATTAAGGTTACACAAATTATCCTCATTTACATATGTGAAAAATGAAACTGAAAGCTGTACGTTAGGGACAAAATTTTGGAACGAACGCAATAGCAGAATGGTAACAAACATTGCTAGTCAAGTACTAAGTAATGAGTATACTAAAAACATTGTCATTGTCGGGGCTGCCCATGTTATTGGATTAGAACGAGAGTTAAAGAAAAATTATCCAGATATCAGCATTAAATTAGTTGATAAAAACTAA
- the hisIE gene encoding bifunctional phosphoribosyl-AMP cyclohydrolase/phosphoribosyl-ATP diphosphatase HisIE — MQIDYTKYENGLVPAVIQDAITKNVLMLGYMNEEAFLKTNETKKVTFFSRSKNRLWTKGEESGNFLNLVSIKVDCDNDTLLIQVNPEGPTCHKGSDTCWNEENSSNFGFLSKLEEVIKDRKDNSENENSYVSSLFREGMNKIAQKVGEEAVEVVIEAKDNDDTLFLNESSDLLFHYLILLQAKGFTLSAIEKVLQMRHSQ, encoded by the coding sequence ATGCAAATTGATTATACAAAATATGAAAACGGTTTAGTACCAGCTGTTATACAAGATGCCATCACAAAAAATGTGCTGATGTTGGGGTATATGAATGAAGAAGCTTTTCTGAAAACAAATGAAACGAAGAAAGTCACTTTTTTTAGCCGTAGCAAAAACAGGCTATGGACGAAAGGAGAGGAGAGTGGTAATTTTTTAAACCTAGTTTCTATAAAAGTTGATTGCGACAACGATACGCTGCTTATTCAAGTAAATCCAGAAGGACCAACTTGTCACAAAGGTTCCGACACGTGTTGGAATGAAGAGAATAGTTCAAACTTCGGGTTTCTTTCAAAACTAGAGGAAGTGATTAAAGACCGAAAGGATAACTCGGAAAACGAAAACTCATATGTTTCATCTCTTTTTAGAGAAGGAATGAACAAGATAGCTCAAAAGGTAGGAGAGGAGGCAGTTGAAGTAGTTATTGAAGCAAAGGATAACGATGACACTCTATTTTTAAATGAAAGCAGCGATTTGTTGTTTCATTATCTAATCTTGTTGCAGGCAAAAGGATTTACACTTTCAGCTATTGAAAAAGTGTTACAAATGCGGCATAGCCAATAA